A region from the Macrobrachium rosenbergii isolate ZJJX-2024 chromosome 32, ASM4041242v1, whole genome shotgun sequence genome encodes:
- the LOC136855690 gene encoding translation machinery-associated protein 16 isoform X2 has translation MQKRRSESNMKLQVLGDKLLWFKENMDSSLEKYTPMDILNLIQRYIDRNSEELEQISLKQSIAGRNFNQHASRKDRINITYENETNLFTGAGFETIDLLNPESLKIFKAWNGELRYLTNFKLRRFKKQSLEGDSAEPEEAAVSAVDETEAVEEMEDSDNEDDDDDDGQEES, from the exons ATGCAGAAACGTcgtagtgaaagtaacatgaagctGCAAGTTTTAGGTGATAAATTGCTGTGGTTCAAAGAAAATATGGACTCTTCATTAGAAAAATACACACCTATGGATATCCTTAATTTGATTCAGAG GTATATTGATCGTAACTCAGAAGAGCTGGAGCAAATATCCCTGAAACAAAGCATTGCTGGAAGAAATTTCAATCAGCATGCCAGTCGCAAAGATCGaataaatataacttatgaaaatgaaacaaatctgTTTACTGGAGCAGGATTTG AGACCATAGATTTGCTAAATcctgaatcactgaaaatcttCAAGGCTTGGAATGGAGAACTTCGTTACCTAACAAATTTTAAGCTAAGAAGATTTAAAAAGCAGTCTTTGGAAGGTGATTCAGCAGAGCCAGAGGAGGCAGCGGTTTCAGCTGTGGATGAAACGGAAGCAGTGGAAGAAATGGAAGAtagtgataatgaagatgatgatgatgatgatggtcagGAGGAGAGCTGA
- the LOC136855690 gene encoding translation machinery-associated protein 16 isoform X1 yields MGKPNVNVLKDNKKVVHPKSRKAKKLNKQFSRSLKMQKRRSESNMKLQVLGDKLLWFKENMDSSLEKYTPMDILNLIQRYIDRNSEELEQISLKQSIAGRNFNQHASRKDRINITYENETNLFTGAGFETIDLLNPESLKIFKAWNGELRYLTNFKLRRFKKQSLEGDSAEPEEAAVSAVDETEAVEEMEDSDNEDDDDDDGQEES; encoded by the exons ATG GGGAAACCTAATGTAAACGTACTTAAGGACAATAAGAAAGTGGTACATCCTAAGAGTCGGAAAGCAAAAAAATTGAATAAGCAGTTCAGCag GTCTTTGAAAATGCAGAAACGTcgtagtgaaagtaacatgaagctGCAAGTTTTAGGTGATAAATTGCTGTGGTTCAAAGAAAATATGGACTCTTCATTAGAAAAATACACACCTATGGATATCCTTAATTTGATTCAGAG GTATATTGATCGTAACTCAGAAGAGCTGGAGCAAATATCCCTGAAACAAAGCATTGCTGGAAGAAATTTCAATCAGCATGCCAGTCGCAAAGATCGaataaatataacttatgaaaatgaaacaaatctgTTTACTGGAGCAGGATTTG AGACCATAGATTTGCTAAATcctgaatcactgaaaatcttCAAGGCTTGGAATGGAGAACTTCGTTACCTAACAAATTTTAAGCTAAGAAGATTTAAAAAGCAGTCTTTGGAAGGTGATTCAGCAGAGCCAGAGGAGGCAGCGGTTTCAGCTGTGGATGAAACGGAAGCAGTGGAAGAAATGGAAGAtagtgataatgaagatgatgatgatgatgatggtcagGAGGAGAGCTGA